In Pelosinus sp. IPA-1, a single genomic region encodes these proteins:
- a CDS encoding Asp23/Gls24 family envelope stress response protein: MDIIALVGPSGTGKSHRALIVAHEHHIDTIIDDGLLIKDSKIIAGHSAKKEASKIMAVKRAIFMEEDHAQEVRKAIKNVMPTRILVLGTSINMVEKIVHILELPKISKVIMIEDIATPAEIAKARESRLKEGKHIIPVPTIELKPHFSGYLIDPLDIFFKKPKTRRRKIGEKSIVRPTFSYYGKLLISDAAIATIVDHVATIVPEIPNTSQINIKYSPDKEKGISIYLDITVQYGNSLWDITYQAQRRIKSMVEQMTGLVVKEVNVCVKRLSLE; this comes from the coding sequence ATGGACATCATCGCACTAGTGGGGCCAAGTGGCACTGGAAAAAGTCATAGAGCATTAATTGTCGCACATGAACATCATATTGATACAATTATTGATGATGGCTTATTAATTAAGGATAGTAAAATTATTGCTGGTCACTCTGCTAAAAAAGAAGCCAGTAAAATAATGGCTGTTAAGCGAGCAATTTTTATGGAAGAAGATCATGCGCAAGAAGTACGAAAGGCAATCAAAAATGTAATGCCAACACGCATTTTAGTTTTAGGAACCTCGATCAATATGGTTGAGAAAATTGTTCATATTTTAGAATTACCTAAGATTAGTAAAGTAATTATGATTGAGGATATCGCTACGCCTGCAGAAATTGCTAAAGCTCGTGAAAGTAGATTAAAAGAAGGCAAACATATCATTCCGGTACCAACAATAGAATTAAAACCCCATTTTTCAGGATATCTTATAGACCCCTTAGATATATTCTTCAAGAAGCCTAAAACACGACGTCGCAAAATTGGTGAAAAGTCAATTGTTCGTCCAACCTTTAGCTATTATGGCAAATTACTTATTTCCGATGCAGCAATTGCGACTATCGTTGATCACGTAGCTACAATTGTTCCAGAAATACCCAATACCAGTCAAATAAATATAAAATATTCCCCTGATAAAGAAAAAGGCATTTCCATATACTTAGATATAACTGTACAATATGGTAATTCTCTTTGGGATATCACATATCAAGCCCAAAGGCGTATCAAATCGATGGTGGAGCAAATGACCGGACTAGTCGTAAAAGAGGTTAATGTATGTGTAAAGCGACTTAGTTTAGAATAA
- a CDS encoding TIGR00282 family metallophosphoesterase: MNIMMIGDICGQPGRRTAAHFIPLLKEKYNLDLIIANGENSAGGVGITANVLKELFSMGIDSITTGNHVWDKKEVFDFIDLESNLIRPANYPPGTPGRGYHILSVQGRNVAIINLLGRVFMPPVDCPFRTASEILCEIKDTCEVIIVDFHAEATSEKLSLGWYLDGQVSCIAGTHTHIQTADERVLPQGTAYISDIGMVGTLNSVLGVDKEPVIKKFLTGLPTRFTVATGNESIFCAIIIKVDPISNKVSEITRIQENLKF, encoded by the coding sequence GTGAATATTATGATGATTGGTGATATTTGTGGTCAACCTGGTAGGCGTACTGCTGCTCATTTTATTCCTCTATTAAAAGAAAAATATAATTTAGATTTAATCATAGCGAATGGTGAAAATTCAGCTGGTGGGGTCGGGATTACGGCGAATGTATTAAAGGAACTCTTTTCAATGGGTATTGATAGCATTACAACAGGGAATCATGTTTGGGATAAAAAAGAAGTGTTTGATTTTATTGATTTAGAATCGAATTTAATTCGTCCAGCGAACTATCCTCCTGGCACACCTGGTAGAGGCTATCACATATTATCTGTTCAGGGACGGAACGTCGCTATTATTAATCTCCTAGGTCGCGTATTTATGCCCCCAGTAGATTGTCCATTTCGTACTGCCAGTGAAATTTTATGCGAAATTAAAGATACCTGTGAAGTTATTATTGTAGATTTTCATGCGGAAGCTACTTCGGAAAAATTATCGTTGGGCTGGTATTTAGATGGGCAGGTGTCATGTATTGCAGGAACCCACACACATATTCAAACTGCAGATGAACGTGTTCTACCACAAGGTACTGCTTATATCTCTGACATTGGCATGGTAGGAACTTTAAACTCAGTATTAGGGGTAGATAAAGAACCTGTAATAAAAAAGTTTTTAACAGGACTGCCAACTAGGTTTACTGTTGCTACTGGTAATGAATCAATTTTTTGTGCAATTATAATAAAAGTTGATCCTATCTCAAATAAAGTAAGTGAGATTACACGAATACAAGAAAATTTGAAATTTTAA
- a CDS encoding regulatory protein RecX: protein MSQLTSQKDVWQASLHLIARRPHSEYELQQKLHYKDYSYDSIENVIQRLREYGYINDDELAKNLFNKYMQAGKYSLKQITFKMKQRGIPDAIIHNIICACDKEEWQSALKIVNIRFKIMDATTKEKIYRYLATKGFSSSSISKVIQHLYQSENNF, encoded by the coding sequence ATGTCTCAATTGACTAGTCAGAAAGATGTTTGGCAAGCTTCATTGCATCTTATCGCCCGTCGTCCTCATAGCGAATACGAATTGCAACAAAAGTTACATTATAAAGATTATAGTTATGATTCTATTGAAAATGTCATACAGCGCTTACGAGAATATGGGTATATAAATGATGATGAATTGGCGAAAAATTTATTTAATAAATACATGCAAGCTGGCAAGTATAGTTTAAAACAGATTACCTTTAAGATGAAGCAACGTGGAATACCAGATGCTATTATACACAATATAATTTGTGCTTGTGATAAAGAAGAATGGCAGTCTGCCCTTAAAATAGTAAATATTCGATTTAAAATTATGGATGCTACTACTAAAGAAAAGATTTATCGATATTTAGCTACTAAAGGATTTTCATCAAGTAGTATCAGTAAAGTTATACAACATCTTTATCAATCTGAAAATAATTTCTAA
- a CDS encoding stage V sporulation protein S: MEVLKVSAKSNPNSVAGALAGVLRERGGAEMQAIGAGALNQAVKAVAIARGFVAPHGVDLICIPAFTDILIDGEERTAMKLIVQPR; encoded by the coding sequence ATGGAAGTCTTAAAAGTATCAGCAAAATCTAACCCGAATTCTGTAGCAGGTGCATTGGCTGGAGTGCTAAGAGAACGAGGCGGCGCCGAAATGCAAGCAATTGGCGCAGGCGCACTTAACCAGGCAGTAAAAGCAGTAGCAATTGCAAGAGGATTTGTAGCACCTCATGGTGTTGACCTTATTTGCATCCCTGCCTTTACTGACATTTTAATTGATGGTGAGGAACGAACCGCCATGAAACTAATAGTCCAACCGCGATAA
- a CDS encoding PHP domain-containing protein has protein sequence MTADLHIHTTASDGHLSPQEILKQAIEAGLSYIAITDHDTVDGLIEINYTKVTTIGIIPGIEFSTDLPTNEVHILGYQIDINNFELRNHLEVLVTHRRNRIKQMVEKLNHLGYNIDYLRVLEIAQQATSIGRPHLAKALIEKGYFANVSDVFTKLLDKNGPAYVPHYKLTPLQVINLIKRAGGIPVLAHPGLIGDDNIVLDLIAAGILGLEVYHPTHTEFQVKKYLNMATDHQLLVTGGSDFHAIPTRFPEKLGVFTISASLVKRLQKSF, from the coding sequence ATGACAGCTGATTTACATATTCATACAACAGCTTCTGATGGACATCTCTCACCTCAAGAAATTCTTAAACAAGCTATTGAGGCTGGCCTTTCCTATATTGCTATCACAGACCATGATACCGTTGATGGTTTAATAGAAATAAATTATACAAAAGTTACCACCATTGGTATTATTCCTGGTATAGAGTTTAGTACAGATTTACCAACAAATGAAGTACACATCTTAGGTTATCAGATTGATATAAACAATTTTGAGTTACGTAACCATTTAGAAGTTTTAGTTACCCATCGTCGCAACCGTATAAAACAAATGGTAGAAAAGCTTAACCATTTAGGTTATAATATTGATTATTTACGTGTACTAGAAATAGCGCAGCAAGCTACCTCTATCGGCAGGCCGCATCTTGCTAAGGCACTAATAGAAAAAGGCTATTTTGCTAATGTTTCTGATGTTTTTACGAAGTTATTAGATAAAAATGGACCAGCCTATGTACCTCATTATAAACTGACACCACTACAAGTCATCAATTTAATAAAAAGGGCCGGTGGTATTCCCGTTTTAGCGCATCCCGGTTTGATTGGAGATGACAATATTGTTTTGGATCTTATCGCTGCTGGCATTCTAGGACTGGAAGTATACCATCCTACACATACAGAATTTCAAGTGAAAAAATATTTAAATATGGCGACTGATCATCAACTGCTAGTAACAGGCGGTTCAGATTTCCATGCCATTCCCACTAGATTTCCTGAAAAACTGGGGGTATTTACGATTTCAGCATCGCTAGTAAAAAGGTTACAAAAGTCATTTTGA
- a CDS encoding leucyl aminopeptidase: MEIVVTNNSITKISCDTLIIHIFKGVVEQNEYTKLIDNALSGHISNIISENSDCSKYGETTIIHTFGILNAKHVVLLGMGEKESLSIDKIRALSGIVARVIKKIHSISIAMIPCDLVTEKNDIQKIAQALLEGVILGMYQFNYYKTNKPENADIRTLFLIENDANNASFLKKGIHNAAIISEKVNLARDLVNHPAQYMTPTKMAICAQEIAQLSNVEFSVLEKEDMEKENMHALLAVTRGSVQPPKMIVIKYMGDRTSKQITAFVGKGVTFDSGGISIKPSLNMGEMKSDMAGGAAVLGAMAAIGKLKPQINIIGLIPCTENMPDGNAFKPGDVIYSMSGKTIEIITTDAEGRLILADAITYANKLGATQIIDIATLTGACVVALGNVASGLITNNSTLCQQVLHAAEDAGEKMWELPNFPEYKEQLKGTIADLKNSGGRMAGAITAGSFIEEFVENTPWVHIDIAGTAYIEKEEGYKVKGATGVATRTLIQLALNISQHDS, translated from the coding sequence ATGGAAATAGTAGTAACAAATAACTCAATAACTAAGATCTCATGTGATACTTTGATCATTCACATATTTAAAGGCGTTGTAGAGCAAAATGAGTATACAAAGCTAATTGATAACGCATTATCAGGTCACATAAGCAACATTATATCAGAGAACTCTGATTGTAGTAAGTATGGCGAAACTACTATTATTCATACCTTTGGAATACTTAACGCTAAACATGTTGTGCTACTTGGTATGGGAGAAAAGGAAAGTTTAAGTATTGATAAAATAAGAGCGCTATCCGGGATTGTTGCGCGTGTAATAAAGAAGATACATTCTATATCTATTGCCATGATTCCCTGTGATTTAGTTACGGAAAAGAATGATATTCAAAAGATTGCACAAGCCCTTTTAGAGGGCGTGATCTTAGGAATGTATCAATTTAATTACTATAAAACAAATAAACCTGAAAATGCAGACATTCGAACTTTATTCCTCATCGAGAATGATGCTAATAATGCGTCTTTCCTGAAAAAGGGTATCCACAATGCTGCTATAATCAGTGAAAAGGTTAATCTAGCCCGTGATTTAGTTAATCACCCAGCTCAGTATATGACGCCGACTAAAATGGCTATTTGTGCGCAAGAAATTGCCCAACTAAGTAACGTTGAATTTTCAGTACTAGAAAAAGAAGATATGGAAAAAGAAAACATGCACGCTTTACTGGCGGTCACTCGAGGCAGTGTTCAGCCTCCTAAAATGATTGTTATAAAATATATGGGAGATAGAACTAGTAAACAAATCACAGCGTTCGTAGGAAAAGGTGTCACTTTCGATAGTGGTGGCATTTCTATTAAACCAAGCTTAAATATGGGTGAGATGAAAAGTGATATGGCAGGTGGGGCTGCAGTATTAGGTGCCATGGCAGCGATTGGAAAGCTTAAACCCCAAATTAATATTATTGGGCTTATTCCTTGCACCGAAAATATGCCTGACGGAAATGCCTTTAAACCTGGTGATGTGATTTACTCAATGAGTGGTAAAACCATCGAGATTATTACTACAGATGCCGAAGGAAGGCTTATTCTTGCAGATGCTATTACTTATGCTAACAAGTTAGGTGCCACTCAAATCATTGATATTGCCACCTTAACAGGTGCATGTGTTGTTGCTCTGGGAAATGTAGCTTCTGGCTTAATCACTAATAATAGTACTCTTTGCCAACAAGTACTACATGCAGCAGAAGATGCAGGAGAAAAAATGTGGGAATTACCAAACTTTCCTGAGTACAAAGAGCAACTGAAAGGTACGATTGCTGATTTAAAAAATTCTGGTGGACGTATGGCTGGAGCAATTACTGCTGGATCATTTATTGAAGAATTCGTTGAGAATACTCCTTGGGTCCATATAGATATTGCTGGTACTGCATATATTGAGAAAGAAGAGGGCTATAAAGTTAAAGGTGCTACAGGCGTAGCTACAAGAACCTTAATACAACTAGCTCTAAATATAAGCCAACATGACAGCTGA
- the rny gene encoding ribonuclease Y, which translates to MNKRRCKIIFEFILTTVLVAILGFGIGYWIRKKTAEAKIISAEEAAKKIIVEAERSSEVKKKEALVEAKEEIHKLRSELERETKERRSELQRLERRLMQKEENLDRKVDSLEKKEEIISHKEAELDKSQEIINTLYAKQLAELERLSGLTSEEARNLLLANAREEIKHETAMMIKELEQQAKEDADKKARNIISLAIQRCAADHVAETTVSVVALPNDEMKGRIIGREGRNIRTLETLTGIDLIIDDTPEAVILSGFDPIRREVARIALEKLIADGRIHPARIEEMVEKAQKEVEQRIKEAGEQATFETGVHGLHPEIIKLLGRLKYRTSYGQNVLKHSIEVAHLAGVMAAELGVDVMLAKRAGLLHDIGKAVNHEMEGSHVELGMTLAKKYRESPEVVNAIGAHHGDEEPTTVQAVLVAAADAISAARPGARRESLESYLKRLTRLEEIAESFEGVEKSFAIQAGREIRIMVKPDKIDDLASVRLSRDIVKKIENDLEYPGQIKVTVIRETRAVDYAK; encoded by the coding sequence TTGAATAAAAGGAGGTGTAAGATTATATTTGAATTTATTTTAACAACGGTACTTGTTGCTATCTTGGGCTTCGGCATAGGCTACTGGATACGCAAAAAAACTGCTGAAGCAAAAATAATCTCAGCCGAAGAGGCTGCTAAAAAGATAATCGTAGAAGCAGAACGCTCAAGTGAAGTTAAGAAAAAAGAAGCACTGGTAGAAGCTAAAGAAGAGATTCACAAACTTAGGAGTGAATTAGAGCGGGAAACTAAAGAACGACGTTCAGAACTTCAACGTTTAGAACGACGCTTAATGCAAAAAGAGGAAAATCTTGACCGGAAAGTTGACTCCCTTGAAAAAAAGGAGGAAATTATCAGCCATAAAGAGGCTGAATTAGATAAAAGTCAAGAAATAATTAATACTTTATATGCCAAACAACTTGCTGAATTAGAAAGATTATCAGGATTAACATCTGAAGAAGCTCGCAATTTACTATTAGCTAATGCTCGAGAAGAAATTAAACATGAAACTGCTATGATGATTAAAGAATTAGAGCAACAAGCAAAAGAAGATGCTGATAAAAAAGCACGTAATATCATTTCTTTAGCTATTCAGCGTTGTGCTGCAGACCATGTTGCAGAAACTACAGTTTCTGTCGTAGCGTTACCTAACGACGAAATGAAGGGACGTATTATCGGACGTGAGGGACGTAATATTCGAACATTAGAAACATTAACTGGTATTGACCTCATTATTGATGATACTCCTGAAGCTGTCATATTATCTGGCTTTGACCCGATACGTCGTGAAGTAGCTAGAATTGCTTTAGAAAAATTAATTGCTGATGGACGAATTCATCCAGCCCGTATTGAGGAAATGGTTGAAAAAGCCCAAAAAGAAGTGGAACAAAGAATCAAAGAAGCTGGTGAACAAGCAACCTTCGAAACTGGGGTGCATGGACTTCACCCTGAAATTATTAAGCTTCTTGGTCGCTTAAAATACCGTACAAGTTATGGACAAAATGTACTTAAACACTCTATTGAAGTCGCTCACTTAGCAGGTGTTATGGCTGCAGAATTAGGTGTTGATGTTATGTTAGCTAAACGAGCCGGACTTTTACATGATATTGGTAAGGCTGTCAATCATGAAATGGAAGGATCCCATGTTGAATTGGGTATGACTTTAGCAAAAAAATATCGTGAGTCACCTGAAGTAGTAAATGCGATCGGTGCACATCACGGTGATGAAGAGCCAACTACAGTCCAGGCAGTTTTAGTTGCTGCTGCTGATGCAATATCAGCCGCACGTCCTGGTGCTCGTAGAGAAAGTCTTGAAAGTTACCTAAAACGTCTTACAAGACTAGAAGAAATAGCAGAATCCTTTGAAGGTGTAGAAAAATCTTTTGCTATCCAAGCTGGTCGTGAAATTCGTATAATGGTTAAACCTGATAAAATAGATGATTTAGCCTCGGTTCGCCTGTCTCGAGATATTGTCAAGAAAATAGAAAATGATCTTGAGTATCCTGGACAAATAAAAGTAACTGTAATTCGTGAAACTCGTGCAGTTGACTACGCTAAGTAA
- a CDS encoding DUF6173 family protein → MSKSEDTNEGLQENYQQELASDFYKKLSHYMDEFDKSLNQEQEVGVKLVNFGQTVQFTVHSIGYFNPKLICFYGEMPDGSAIQLIQHVNQINFLLTAVQRKNPEVPKRPIGFCSEFFRYKEGYPEYMGFTPRK, encoded by the coding sequence ATGAGCAAATCGGAAGATACAAATGAGGGATTACAAGAAAATTACCAACAAGAGCTTGCAAGTGATTTTTATAAAAAACTAAGTCATTATATGGATGAATTTGATAAGAGTCTTAATCAAGAGCAAGAAGTTGGAGTTAAGTTAGTAAATTTTGGCCAAACAGTACAATTTACAGTACATAGTATCGGTTATTTTAATCCAAAATTAATATGTTTTTATGGAGAAATGCCAGATGGGTCAGCTATTCAATTAATCCAACATGTTAATCAAATTAATTTTCTTCTGACAGCTGTACAACGTAAGAATCCCGAGGTTCCCAAACGTCCAATAGGATTTTGCTCAGAATTTTTTAGATATAAAGAAGGATATCCTGAGTATATGGGATTTACTCCTCGCAAGTAA